One genomic window of Corynebacterium diphtheriae includes the following:
- a CDS encoding RNA polymerase sigma factor yields MVGGIADPCVGIVEHASCSDDQLVTLYLEGNGQAFHEITRRHYKKLWWLAKKYTQSATDADDIMQESLLKASHSLHRYRRDAALSTWLYKLVANTAYDYVHRRRERNFILVDDYHEAAIASGHPSSHDPLDAHETTMSVSRAVQQLAPDQRTAIELVDIMGYDINLAAAITGVKPGTIKSRRARAKTQLQAMLEPLMTDS; encoded by the coding sequence ATGGTGGGAGGGATAGCCGACCCCTGCGTCGGCATAGTGGAGCACGCCAGTTGCAGCGACGACCAGTTGGTCACGCTCTATCTTGAAGGCAATGGCCAAGCGTTTCACGAGATCACACGCCGCCACTATAAAAAGCTGTGGTGGCTTGCTAAAAAGTACACGCAATCGGCAACGGATGCTGACGACATCATGCAGGAATCCTTGCTGAAAGCCAGCCACAGCCTGCACCGGTATCGTCGTGACGCGGCGCTGAGCACGTGGCTCTACAAGCTTGTTGCCAACACCGCCTACGACTATGTTCACCGCCGTCGTGAGCGCAACTTCATACTTGTCGACGACTACCACGAAGCCGCCATCGCCAGCGGCCACCCCAGCTCCCACGATCCCCTCGACGCCCACGAAACAACCATGTCCGTCTCCCGCGCCGTTCAGCAATTAGCACCCGATCAGCGCACCGCCATTGAGCTTGTCGACATCATGGGCTACGACATCAACCTCGCCGCGGCAATCACGGGGGTCAAACCTGGCACTATTAAATCGCGGCGGGCGCGGGCCAAAACCCAGCTGCAGGCCATGCTGGAGCCCCTTATGACGGACAGCTAG
- the trxB gene encoding thioredoxin-disulfide reductase, producing MTDTTAGTIHDVAIIGSGPAGYTAALYAARAELKPIVFEGIEYGGSLMTTTEVENFPGFPEGIMGPELMQNMREQAEKFGADLRMELVTKVELEGDIKKIWVDDQEFQARTVILATGSAPRYLGVEGEQTLLGRGVSACATCDGFFFRDHHIAVIGGGDSAMEEADFLTKFGSKVSIVHRRDEFRASAIMLERAKNNPKIEFVTNKTVSKVLGDTTVSGLELTDTVTGETSVLDATAMFVAIGHDPRSAMFRDVVTTDAAGYVVVEHPSTKTNVPGVFAVGDLVDNHYQQAITAAGSGCRGAIDAEHYLAALNS from the coding sequence ATGACTGACACCACCGCTGGAACAATCCACGACGTTGCCATTATCGGATCAGGCCCAGCCGGCTACACCGCAGCGCTTTATGCAGCTCGCGCCGAACTTAAGCCCATTGTGTTCGAGGGCATCGAATACGGTGGTTCGCTGATGACCACCACCGAGGTAGAAAACTTCCCAGGTTTCCCCGAGGGCATCATGGGCCCTGAGCTCATGCAGAATATGCGCGAGCAGGCTGAGAAGTTCGGTGCTGATCTGCGCATGGAGCTGGTGACCAAGGTGGAGCTGGAAGGCGATATAAAAAAGATCTGGGTGGATGATCAGGAGTTCCAGGCTCGCACTGTCATCTTGGCCACGGGTTCTGCACCGCGTTATCTCGGTGTGGAAGGGGAGCAGACTTTGTTGGGTCGCGGTGTGTCGGCATGTGCAACCTGTGATGGGTTCTTCTTCCGTGACCACCACATTGCTGTGATTGGTGGCGGCGACTCTGCGATGGAGGAGGCGGACTTCTTGACCAAGTTCGGTTCTAAAGTGTCGATTGTTCACCGCCGTGACGAGTTCCGTGCCTCGGCCATTATGTTGGAGCGCGCGAAGAACAATCCAAAGATTGAGTTTGTTACGAATAAAACAGTGTCGAAGGTTTTGGGAGATACCACTGTTAGTGGTCTTGAGCTTACTGACACCGTCACCGGCGAGACTTCGGTTCTCGATGCCACCGCCATGTTCGTTGCTATTGGACACGATCCACGCTCGGCAATGTTCCGCGATGTTGTCACCACCGATGCCGCTGGTTACGTCGTAGTGGAACACCCCAGCACCAAGACAAATGTGCCAGGCGTGTTCGCTGTCGGTGACCTCGTGGACAATCACTACCAGCAGGCCATTACTGCGGCTGGTTCCGGTTGCCGCGGAGCTATCGACGCCGAGCATTACCTGGCAGCACTGAATTCTTAA
- the murJ gene encoding murein biosynthesis integral membrane protein MurJ codes for MNPTNPTPNPQRGTRHRIVTPAAPAPVPAARPQVAKETSNDRSKLDRVPVRHKQPEAAVAAVDTSVAVAVAEEAAKEPAEATTAAATATPESDAQETSDSDVVRSTGSMAIATLVSRITGFLRTVLITTTLGGAIASAFNTGNTLPNLITEIVLGAVLTSLVVPVLVRAEKEDPDRGEAFIRRLFTLASTLLIAVTIIAVVSAPWLSRLMLRSDGKVNLFQTTSFAYLLLPQIYFYGIFALLMAVLNTKQIFKPGAWAPVANNVITIVVLVAYMLLPGEIDPDAPSKVTDPHVLLLGLGTTLGVVVQLLIMIPPIRRAGVSLKPLWGIDARLKQFGGMALAIIVYVAISQWGYIITTRIASHADAGAPNIYQQHWLLLQVPYGIIGVTLLTAIMPRLSRNAADGDDKAVVRDLVVGSKLTFIALIPIVVFFSAYGERIGVGLFAYRRFDVESASILGLTLAYSAFTLLPYALVLLHLRVFYAREEAWTPTFIIAGITGTKVVLSMLAPLVASDPSRVVILLGAANGFGFVSGALIGAMLLRRKLGNLGSREVTKTSVWALGSSLVGIMVALGLSMGMDRVAGGFFEFFGSVGMLIHLAIVGVVFLVVTALVLSRSGLEEVVSLGYALQRIPGMRRVIKMKAQQPADTIPTNEALAAQALTFDDTFNATPIPAPMSAGIVRGPRLVPGAQVSDGRFRLLADHGSVSTARFWHAREKATGRDVALVFVDTSGSAPQAPASPAAAAGKAAEIARRTRALAGLHHPAIAPNIEVLSYRNGCLVVADWVRGSNLSAVADSAVNPYAAVYAFEPLAQASVAAEQAHTPLGIDNHARIRINTDGMAVLAFPAVLSDSSYERDLRSLRTALGTLIDVDTAPKAITALLQKDAADLPQAIADLPDPDDAHEEHLNVTAEETPKPTNTPGFGSRGFSRSSRVFIAATAVLLVVVLAIITAYVTSVLGGDKQEAPITKNSIAGGQSESANSTMPGIVVPIISAETSHAAGNADPDVPDTAPLAIDTALESAWQPAKGDTLVLNFAQPYVISRVIVDSPTKDMTLEVRAGDTVVGTGTVTKSRTKITVAPAPAVTSLSIRVVGVPDGVSPEINDVKLVAKT; via the coding sequence TTGAATCCCACGAATCCCACACCCAATCCGCAGCGTGGCACGCGACATCGCATTGTTACCCCGGCCGCCCCTGCGCCTGTGCCGGCGGCGCGCCCACAGGTAGCAAAGGAGACATCGAATGATCGCTCCAAGCTCGATCGTGTGCCGGTTCGCCATAAGCAGCCAGAAGCTGCGGTGGCTGCCGTCGATACGTCGGTTGCTGTGGCTGTTGCCGAGGAAGCGGCGAAGGAGCCTGCGGAGGCTACAACGGCAGCGGCTACTGCGACGCCGGAAAGCGACGCGCAGGAGACGAGCGATAGCGATGTGGTGCGCTCTACCGGCTCGATGGCGATTGCTACGTTGGTGTCTCGTATTACCGGCTTTTTGCGCACGGTGTTGATTACTACCACTCTGGGTGGTGCGATCGCGTCGGCGTTTAACACCGGTAATACGTTGCCGAACTTGATCACGGAGATCGTGTTGGGTGCGGTGTTGACGTCTCTGGTGGTGCCGGTGTTGGTGCGCGCGGAGAAGGAAGACCCCGATCGTGGTGAGGCGTTTATTCGCCGGTTGTTCACGTTGGCGTCCACGTTGCTGATCGCGGTGACGATCATTGCGGTGGTATCGGCACCGTGGCTGAGCCGGTTGATGTTGCGTTCGGACGGCAAGGTCAATCTGTTCCAGACCACGAGCTTTGCGTATCTGTTGTTGCCGCAGATTTATTTCTATGGCATTTTTGCGCTGTTGATGGCGGTGTTGAACACTAAGCAGATTTTTAAGCCTGGTGCGTGGGCTCCGGTGGCGAACAACGTGATCACCATTGTGGTGTTGGTGGCTTATATGTTGTTGCCGGGGGAGATTGATCCGGATGCGCCGTCAAAGGTGACGGATCCGCATGTGTTGTTGCTGGGTTTGGGTACCACGCTGGGTGTTGTGGTGCAGTTGCTGATTATGATTCCGCCGATTCGTCGTGCTGGGGTGTCGCTGAAGCCGCTGTGGGGTATTGATGCCCGGTTAAAGCAGTTCGGTGGCATGGCGTTGGCGATTATCGTTTATGTGGCGATTTCGCAGTGGGGTTACATCATTACGACGCGTATTGCGTCGCATGCGGATGCGGGTGCGCCGAATATTTATCAGCAGCATTGGCTGTTGTTGCAGGTGCCATATGGCATTATCGGCGTGACGTTGTTGACGGCAATTATGCCACGGTTGTCGCGTAATGCGGCTGATGGTGATGATAAGGCTGTGGTCCGCGATTTGGTGGTGGGCTCGAAGCTGACGTTTATTGCCCTTATTCCGATTGTGGTGTTTTTTAGCGCTTATGGTGAGCGCATTGGTGTGGGCTTGTTTGCTTATCGACGTTTCGATGTGGAGTCCGCTTCTATCCTTGGTTTAACGCTGGCGTATTCGGCTTTTACGTTGTTGCCTTATGCGTTGGTGTTGTTGCATTTGCGTGTGTTCTATGCCCGTGAGGAGGCGTGGACTCCTACGTTTATTATTGCTGGCATTACGGGCACCAAGGTGGTGTTGTCGATGTTGGCTCCGTTGGTGGCGTCGGATCCTAGCCGTGTGGTTATTTTGCTGGGTGCTGCCAATGGTTTCGGTTTTGTCTCTGGTGCGCTGATTGGTGCGATGTTGTTGCGTCGTAAGTTGGGCAATTTGGGCAGCAGGGAAGTGACTAAGACCAGTGTGTGGGCGTTGGGTTCGTCGCTGGTAGGCATTATGGTTGCTTTGGGTCTCAGCATGGGGATGGATCGTGTTGCTGGTGGCTTTTTTGAGTTCTTCGGCAGCGTGGGCATGTTGATTCATTTGGCGATTGTGGGTGTGGTGTTCCTGGTGGTCACTGCGCTGGTGTTGTCGCGTTCTGGGCTGGAAGAGGTTGTCAGCCTGGGTTACGCGTTGCAGCGGATCCCTGGTATGCGTCGTGTGATCAAGATGAAGGCGCAGCAGCCTGCCGATACGATTCCTACGAACGAGGCTCTTGCGGCTCAGGCGCTTACTTTCGACGACACGTTCAATGCCACCCCGATTCCTGCGCCGATGTCTGCTGGTATTGTTCGTGGCCCGCGTTTGGTGCCGGGTGCGCAGGTGTCGGATGGTCGTTTCCGTCTGCTTGCCGACCACGGTTCAGTCTCGACTGCTCGTTTCTGGCATGCCCGCGAAAAGGCCACGGGTAGGGATGTGGCCTTGGTGTTCGTGGATACGTCGGGAAGTGCCCCGCAGGCCCCGGCAAGCCCTGCTGCGGCGGCGGGTAAGGCTGCTGAGATTGCGCGTCGTACGCGTGCGTTGGCTGGTCTGCATCATCCTGCGATTGCGCCGAATATTGAGGTGTTGTCGTACCGCAATGGTTGCCTTGTGGTGGCGGACTGGGTTCGTGGTTCTAATTTGTCGGCGGTGGCGGATTCTGCGGTGAATCCTTATGCGGCGGTGTATGCGTTTGAGCCATTGGCTCAGGCGAGTGTGGCGGCGGAGCAGGCTCACACACCGCTGGGTATTGATAACCATGCGCGTATTCGTATTAACACTGATGGTATGGCGGTTTTGGCGTTTCCTGCGGTGTTGTCGGATTCTTCTTATGAGCGCGATCTGCGGTCGTTGCGTACTGCTTTGGGCACGCTTATCGACGTCGACACCGCGCCGAAGGCCATTACGGCTTTGTTGCAAAAAGACGCAGCCGATTTGCCACAGGCTATCGCTGATCTCCCTGATCCTGATGATGCTCACGAGGAGCACCTCAACGTCACTGCGGAGGAAACCCCGAAGCCGACCAACACCCCAGGTTTTGGTAGCCGTGGATTTAGCCGCAGTAGCCGCGTCTTTATTGCAGCCACAGCTGTACTCCTCGTGGTGGTCTTGGCCATTATCACTGCTTATGTGACTAGTGTTCTCGGCGGAGATAAGCAGGAGGCTCCGATTACGAAGAATTCGATTGCTGGTGGCCAAAGCGAGTCGGCTAATTCCACCATGCCAGGCATTGTGGTGCCAATTATCAGTGCTGAGACTTCCCATGCAGCAGGCAATGCTGATCCCGATGTGCCGGACACTGCCCCTCTTGCGATCGACACCGCACTTGAAAGCGCGTGGCAGCCGGCCAAGGGCGATACGTTGGTTCTCAACTTCGCCCAGCCGTATGTGATTAGTCGCGTCATTGTTGATTCCCCTACCAAGGACATGACGCTAGAGGTCCGTGCCGGGGACACCGTGGTGGGCACGGGCACTGTTACCAAGTCGCGCACCAAGATCACTGTGGCTCCGGCACCGGCGGTCACCTCGTTGAGTATCCGCGTGGTGGGTGTCCCAGATGGTGTGTCCCCAGAAATCAACGACGTGAAACTGGTGGCAAAAACCTAG